Proteins from a genomic interval of Kitasatospora herbaricolor:
- a CDS encoding O-acetyl-ADP-ribose deacetylase gives MTLITLIEGDITEQQVDVVVNAANSSLLGGGGVDGAIHRKGGPEILAQCRALRASHYGRGLRTGGAVATTAGRLPARWVVHTVGPVYLAEDYERRAELLASCYRESLRVAAELGARTVAFPAVSAGVYGWPLDDAARIALATVADAGFGPRGEEVGGERQGREREQEEDRGQEEGDKGEDAPAPAEVRFVLFGAESYAAFDRALRALERQG, from the coding sequence TTGACACTGATCACGCTGATCGAGGGTGACATCACCGAACAGCAGGTGGACGTGGTGGTGAACGCCGCGAACTCCTCGCTGCTGGGAGGCGGCGGCGTCGACGGGGCCATCCATCGCAAGGGCGGCCCCGAGATCCTGGCGCAGTGCCGGGCGCTGCGGGCCTCCCACTACGGCAGGGGCCTGCGGACTGGCGGGGCGGTGGCGACGACGGCCGGGCGGCTGCCGGCCCGCTGGGTGGTGCACACGGTGGGGCCGGTGTACCTGGCCGAGGACTACGAACGTCGGGCTGAGCTGCTGGCCTCCTGTTATCGGGAGTCGCTGCGGGTCGCGGCGGAGCTGGGTGCGCGGACGGTGGCCTTTCCCGCGGTGTCGGCCGGGGTGTACGGCTGGCCGCTGGACGACGCGGCCCGGATCGCGCTCGCCACGGTGGCGGACGCGGGCTTCGGTCCGCGGGGCGAAGAGGTCGGGGGAGAGCGGCAGGGGCGGGAGAGGGAGCAGGAGGAGGACAGGGGGCAGGAGGAAGGGGACAAGGGGGAGGACGCCCCGGCACCGGCGGAGGTGCGGTTCGTCCTGTTCGGGGCGGAGTCGTACGCGGCCTTCGACCGGGCCTTGCGGGCACTGGAGCGGCAGGGCTGA
- a CDS encoding PP2C family protein-serine/threonine phosphatase, translated as MPATGDGRAPGAGDPPGALTGARDGRARSRTVREERPAPTTVASAPIPHPRGTPAQDSTPAPRPVVVEAAPLKVLVIEDDASDAELIKAAVAGSGASFEIHWAHSLDHAVDLLAPPPPWTRRGRARGTDFGCVLLDLAAPAGQPAGAPGHSRPDHHLTTAGSGESSDGLDGLRELLRRAPQTAVVVLTDAAGAELGAAAVAAGAQDFLIKHETNGPLLARALRYAVERKRADESQRRLVEAELRGQENARLQRHLLPTPLLDGAGLAFTRRYRPGRRRALLGGDFYDAVRTDDGTVHVVIGDVCGHGPDEAALGVALRIAWRTLVFAGLTGEELLTTLQHVLEHERRSDEIFATLCMLVIEPGDTPADGTGAEQARLYLAGHPVPLLLGPDHSPELLPAGQAGPALGLLPCDDCEAAWPAQRLELRPGWRLLLYTDGLVEGRIGAGSRRLGQDGLAELIGDHQAAGLTRGRLVDSAIAEVEELNGGALTDDVAVLLLERNPAPLILG; from the coding sequence ATGCCCGCAACGGGAGACGGGCGGGCACCTGGCGCCGGTGACCCGCCGGGCGCCCTCACGGGTGCCCGTGACGGCCGTGCCCGCAGCCGGACTGTCCGCGAGGAGCGACCGGCCCCCACCACCGTGGCCTCCGCGCCGATACCGCACCCGCGCGGCACTCCCGCCCAGGACAGCACCCCGGCACCCCGCCCGGTCGTCGTCGAGGCCGCGCCCCTCAAGGTGCTGGTGATCGAGGACGACGCCTCGGACGCCGAGCTGATCAAGGCCGCGGTGGCCGGCAGCGGCGCGTCCTTCGAGATCCACTGGGCGCACAGCCTGGACCACGCCGTCGACCTGCTGGCGCCGCCTCCCCCGTGGACCCGCCGGGGCCGCGCCCGCGGCACCGACTTCGGCTGCGTGCTCCTCGACCTCGCCGCCCCCGCCGGACAGCCCGCCGGCGCCCCGGGGCACAGCCGTCCGGACCACCACCTCACGACCGCCGGGTCCGGGGAGTCGTCCGACGGCCTGGACGGGCTGCGCGAACTGCTGCGCCGGGCCCCGCAGACCGCCGTGGTGGTGCTCACCGACGCCGCTGGCGCCGAACTGGGGGCCGCCGCGGTGGCGGCGGGCGCCCAGGACTTCCTGATCAAGCACGAGACCAACGGCCCGCTGCTCGCCCGGGCCCTGCGCTACGCGGTGGAGCGCAAGCGGGCCGACGAGTCGCAGCGGCGGCTGGTCGAGGCCGAGCTGCGCGGGCAGGAGAACGCCCGGCTCCAGCGCCACCTGCTCCCCACCCCGCTGCTCGACGGCGCCGGGCTCGCCTTCACCCGGCGCTACCGCCCGGGCCGCCGCCGGGCCCTGCTCGGCGGCGACTTCTACGACGCCGTCCGCACCGACGACGGCACCGTCCACGTGGTGATCGGCGACGTCTGCGGGCACGGCCCCGACGAGGCCGCCCTCGGCGTGGCCCTGCGGATAGCGTGGCGCACCCTGGTCTTCGCCGGCCTCACCGGCGAGGAGCTGCTGACGACGCTCCAGCACGTGCTGGAGCACGAGCGCCGCAGCGACGAGATCTTCGCGACGCTCTGCATGCTCGTCATCGAGCCGGGCGACACCCCGGCGGACGGCACGGGGGCGGAGCAGGCCCGGCTCTACCTCGCCGGGCACCCCGTCCCGCTGCTGCTCGGCCCGGACCACAGCCCCGAGCTGCTCCCCGCCGGCCAGGCCGGACCCGCCCTGGGGCTGCTCCCCTGCGACGACTGCGAGGCCGCCTGGCCGGCCCAGCGGCTGGAGCTGCGGCCGGGCTGGCGCCTGCTGCTCTACACCGACGGACTGGTCGAGGGCCGGATCGGCGCCGGCTCCCGGCGGTTGGGCCAGGACGGCCTGGCCGAGCTGATCGGCGACCACCAGGCCGCCGGGCTGACCCGGGGCCGGCTGGTCGACAGCGCGATCGCCGAGGTCGAGGAGCTCAACGGCGGGGCGCTGACGGACGACGTCGCCGTGCTGCTGCTCGAACGCAATCCCGCCCCGCTGATCCTGGGCTGA
- a CDS encoding DUF2516 family protein has translation MGQVLAFDFLNPFWWLAVGILGFKLAALLDAASRREDAYRAADKKTKPFWLIILGIAFGFDLLFGANFLYSFLTLGGLVAAIVYMVDVRPAIKQLTDGRGGNNKRNAGPYGPW, from the coding sequence TTGGGCCAGGTACTGGCCTTCGACTTCCTGAACCCCTTCTGGTGGCTGGCCGTCGGAATCCTGGGGTTCAAGCTGGCCGCGCTGCTCGACGCCGCGAGCCGGCGGGAGGACGCCTACCGGGCGGCCGACAAGAAGACCAAGCCGTTCTGGCTGATCATCCTGGGCATCGCCTTCGGCTTCGACCTGCTGTTCGGGGCGAACTTCCTGTACAGCTTCCTGACGCTCGGCGGCCTGGTCGCCGCGATCGTCTACATGGTCGACGTCCGGCCGGCGATCAAGCAGCTGACGGACGGCCGGGGCGGGAACAACAAGCGGAACGCGGGGCCGTACGGGCCCTGGTGA
- a CDS encoding helix-turn-helix domain-containing protein: MASLNVGSLGEYIREQRRTAQYSLRQLAEAAGVSNPYLSQIERGLRKPSAEILQQIAKALRISAETLYVQAGILEERRGEGLELRAAILADPLINEQQKHALLAVYDTFLRENTTPKGPARKGAAPKQDQAADGEQDAPRAEQPTAQAGRDREI, translated from the coding sequence ATGGCCTCACTGAACGTCGGCTCGCTCGGCGAGTACATCCGCGAGCAGCGGCGCACCGCCCAGTACTCGCTCCGACAGCTGGCGGAGGCCGCCGGCGTGTCCAACCCGTACCTCAGCCAGATCGAGCGCGGGCTGCGCAAGCCGAGTGCGGAGATCCTGCAGCAGATCGCCAAGGCGCTGCGGATCTCGGCGGAGACGCTCTACGTCCAGGCCGGGATCCTGGAGGAGCGGCGCGGGGAGGGCCTCGAACTGCGGGCCGCGATCCTGGCCGACCCCCTGATCAACGAGCAGCAGAAGCACGCGCTGCTCGCGGTCTACGACACCTTCTTGAGAGAGAACACGACTCCGAAGGGCCCGGCCCGCAAGGGTGCGGCTCCGAAGCAGGACCAGGCCGCCGACGGGGAGCAGGACGCACCGCGGGCCGAGCAGCCGACCGCGCAGGCCGGCCGCGACCGAGAGATCTAG
- a CDS encoding SRPBCC family protein yields the protein MGGRFEGTVDIDRPVAEVFAFLANGENDRRFSPRVLEMTKRTDGPTGVGTVYASTVKDAGTKTRREFRITAFDAPGRIRWTEISKNLVTAQGGYDLEPGPGGGTRLRVFNDLEGHGIGKLLVGLALSAARKDADAFARRIKAAVEAS from the coding sequence ATGGGCGGTCGCTTCGAGGGGACGGTCGACATCGACCGGCCGGTGGCGGAGGTCTTCGCGTTCCTCGCGAACGGCGAGAACGACCGCAGGTTCAGTCCCCGGGTGCTGGAGATGACGAAGCGGACGGACGGCCCGACCGGTGTCGGCACGGTCTACGCCAGCACGGTCAAGGACGCCGGGACGAAGACCCGGCGGGAGTTCCGGATCACCGCCTTCGACGCGCCCGGCCGGATCCGCTGGACCGAGATCTCCAAGAACCTGGTGACCGCCCAGGGCGGCTACGACCTGGAGCCGGGCCCCGGCGGTGGGACCAGACTGCGGGTCTTCAACGACCTGGAGGGCCACGGGATCGGCAAGCTCCTGGTGGGCCTGGCGCTGAGCGCGGCCCGCAAGGACGCAGACGCCTTCGCCCGGCGGATCAAGGCGGCGGTCGAGGCGTCCTGA
- a CDS encoding B12-binding domain-containing radical SAM protein — translation MRVTMILPALTEATSPLFRPIKYSLFPPLGLATLAGYLDPDDEVTLHDEHVERIDVERLETPDLLVLQPYITSARRSYAIADHFRARGVHVAMGGLHVTSLPEEAAGHADTIFTGPGEDTWPVFLKDFRAGRPAPRYDSTRRTLAGLPPVRRDLIKRDLYLVPNSIVVSRGCPHHCDFCYKDAFFEGGKSFYTQAVDDALAEIERLPGKHLYFLDDHLLGNRRFAEALFDGMAGMGRLWQAAGTVKSVLEPGLLERAAEAGLRSLFVGFETVNAANLAERRKDQNIGRDYAAAVRRLHGAGVMVNASFVFGLDQDGPDVFDRTVEWAVEQGIETATFHIMTPYPSTGLWKQLEAEDRIVHRDWDLYDTRHVVYRPKGMTARQLEDGYWRAYRDFYRWSNIWRGASAQPGHHERLRHLAYAGGWKKFEPAWDVLIRSRHVVRALPLLEQTLKAFGGRRPEPSVRGAG, via the coding sequence ATGCGCGTGACGATGATTCTCCCGGCCCTGACCGAGGCGACCAGCCCGCTGTTCCGGCCGATCAAGTACTCGCTCTTCCCGCCGCTGGGCCTGGCCACCCTCGCCGGGTACCTCGACCCGGACGACGAGGTGACGCTCCACGACGAGCACGTCGAACGGATCGACGTCGAACGGCTGGAGACACCGGACCTGCTGGTCCTCCAGCCGTACATCACCTCCGCCCGGCGGAGCTACGCCATCGCCGACCACTTCCGCGCCCGCGGCGTCCATGTGGCGATGGGCGGCCTGCACGTGACCTCGCTGCCGGAGGAGGCCGCCGGCCACGCCGACACGATCTTCACCGGCCCCGGCGAGGACACCTGGCCGGTGTTCCTCAAGGACTTCCGGGCCGGGCGGCCGGCGCCGAGGTACGACTCCACCAGGCGGACCCTGGCCGGGCTGCCACCCGTGCGCCGGGACCTGATCAAGCGTGACCTCTACCTGGTGCCCAACTCGATCGTGGTGTCCCGCGGCTGCCCGCACCACTGCGACTTCTGCTACAAGGACGCGTTCTTCGAGGGCGGGAAGTCCTTCTACACCCAGGCCGTCGACGACGCCCTCGCGGAGATCGAGCGGCTGCCCGGCAAGCACCTGTACTTCCTCGACGACCACCTGCTCGGCAACCGGCGGTTCGCCGAGGCCCTGTTCGACGGCATGGCCGGCATGGGGCGGCTCTGGCAGGCGGCGGGCACCGTGAAGTCGGTCCTCGAACCCGGCCTGCTGGAGCGGGCCGCCGAGGCCGGGCTGCGCAGCCTGTTCGTGGGCTTCGAGACGGTGAACGCCGCCAACCTCGCCGAGCGGCGGAAGGACCAGAACATCGGCCGGGACTACGCGGCGGCGGTGCGGCGGCTGCACGGGGCGGGGGTGATGGTCAACGCGAGCTTCGTCTTCGGGCTGGACCAGGACGGCCCGGACGTCTTCGACCGCACGGTCGAGTGGGCGGTCGAGCAGGGCATCGAGACCGCCACCTTCCACATCATGACGCCGTACCCGTCGACCGGGCTGTGGAAGCAGCTGGAGGCCGAGGACCGGATCGTCCACCGCGACTGGGACCTCTACGACACCCGCCACGTGGTGTACCGGCCGAAGGGGATGACCGCCCGCCAGCTGGAGGACGGCTACTGGCGGGCCTACCGGGACTTCTACCGCTGGTCGAACATCTGGCGCGGCGCGTCCGCCCAGCCCGGGCACCATGAGCGCCTGCGGCACCTGGCGTACGCGGGCGGCTGGAAGAAGTTCGAACCGGCCTGGGACGTGCTGATCCGCTCCCGGCACGTCGTCCGGGCGCTGCCCCTGCTGGAGCAGACCTTGAAGGCCTTCGGTGGCCGGCGGCCTGAGCCGTCCGTCCGGGGAGCCGGCTGA
- a CDS encoding alpha/beta fold hydrolase: MPHFTSYDGTRLRYDTAGDGPPLLALAGGPGMDARYLGTLGGLDAHRTVVRLHARASGLSDAPGDRASCSFAAQARDVEELRRHLALDRVDLLAHSAGSLVAQRYAAGAPERIGRLVLVTPVGRAAREPDEAELTAIRAGRAGEAWYPRAAAAGRKLAEGAEPTPRLLADLAPFNWGSWNDAARRESARPLVPPPPWLREAFYASAGSPVPLPATEVLVLAGALDGLIGTAPARLVAACHPRARLEVLAGSGHRPWVDEPGRFASLVGEFLAGRG; the protein is encoded by the coding sequence ATGCCGCACTTCACCTCGTACGACGGAACCCGCCTGCGGTACGACACCGCCGGCGACGGCCCGCCGCTGCTGGCCCTCGCCGGCGGGCCCGGGATGGACGCCCGCTACCTGGGGACGCTCGGCGGGCTCGACGCCCACCGGACGGTGGTCCGGCTGCACGCCCGGGCGTCCGGGCTCTCCGACGCCCCCGGGGACCGGGCGAGTTGCTCGTTCGCCGCGCAGGCGCGGGACGTGGAGGAGCTGCGCCGCCACCTCGCGCTGGACCGGGTCGACCTGCTCGCCCACTCGGCCGGCTCGCTGGTCGCCCAGCGGTACGCGGCCGGGGCCCCCGAGCGCATCGGCCGGCTGGTGCTGGTGACGCCGGTGGGCCGGGCGGCGCGGGAGCCGGACGAGGCGGAGCTGACGGCGATCCGGGCCGGCCGGGCCGGCGAGGCCTGGTACCCCCGGGCCGCGGCCGCCGGGCGGAAGCTCGCCGAGGGGGCCGAGCCCACGCCCCGCCTCCTGGCCGATCTGGCCCCGTTCAACTGGGGCAGCTGGAACGACGCGGCCCGCCGGGAGAGCGCCCGGCCGCTCGTCCCGCCGCCGCCGTGGCTGCGGGAGGCCTTCTACGCCTCGGCGGGCAGCCCAGTCCCGCTGCCCGCGACCGAGGTCCTGGTGCTCGCCGGCGCCCTGGACGGACTGATCGGCACCGCACCCGCCCGGCTGGTCGCCGCCTGCCATCCGCGCGCCCGGCTGGAGGTGCTGGCCGGCTCCGGGCACCGGCCGTGGGTCGACGAGCCCGGCCGGTTCGCCTCCCTGGTGGGGGAGTTCCTGGCCGGCCGGGGCTGA
- a CDS encoding MerR family transcriptional regulator: MESDMRSIGETARDSGLTVSALRFYDGAGVLRPARVDPLTGYRWYAPEQLADARLVARLRRVGLPPAEIRLVLAAVPGTGEAHRIVDAHQRRLEDGLSDARRELSFVRALLDQREHPMNPIRPESTVTLPADDLAAALDAVRFAVGGDPELPVLAGVLFDIEGEELRLVATDRYRMALASVPARADGDAVAPPAAAIVPTALVDGARALLAGCAEAVLTVGAARFALEAGGHRIEGAGLDHDYPDYRRLIRVEHTRRVETTASELRRVVTDADVRLVRRAAEGAECEVTVLGVGPDGELSAAAGPAPDAAGEIVQVAVDREFLLDALRAGACEQLVLELGGPITPLAIRAAGREGTFSLLMPVRIPELA, encoded by the coding sequence ATGGAGAGCGACATGCGCAGCATCGGCGAGACGGCCAGGGACAGCGGCCTCACCGTGAGCGCGCTGCGGTTCTACGACGGCGCCGGCGTGCTCCGGCCCGCCCGGGTCGACCCGCTGACCGGGTACCGCTGGTACGCGCCGGAGCAACTGGCCGACGCCCGGCTGGTGGCCCGGCTGCGCCGGGTGGGCCTGCCGCCGGCCGAGATCCGGCTGGTCCTCGCGGCGGTGCCCGGCACCGGCGAGGCGCACCGGATCGTCGACGCGCACCAGCGCCGGCTGGAGGACGGACTGTCCGACGCCCGGCGCGAGCTCTCCTTCGTCCGAGCACTTCTCGACCAGAGGGAGCACCCCATGAACCCGATCCGCCCCGAGAGCACCGTCACCCTCCCCGCCGACGACCTCGCGGCCGCCCTGGACGCCGTCCGCTTCGCCGTCGGCGGCGACCCCGAACTGCCGGTCCTGGCCGGCGTGCTGTTCGACATCGAGGGGGAGGAGCTGCGGCTGGTCGCCACCGACCGCTACCGGATGGCGCTCGCCTCGGTGCCGGCCCGGGCGGACGGCGACGCCGTGGCCCCTCCGGCCGCCGCGATCGTCCCGACGGCGCTGGTGGACGGTGCCCGGGCGCTGCTGGCCGGCTGCGCGGAGGCCGTCCTGACCGTCGGCGCCGCCCGGTTCGCCCTGGAGGCCGGCGGGCACCGGATCGAGGGCGCCGGCCTGGACCACGACTACCCCGACTACCGGCGGCTGATCCGGGTGGAGCACACCCGGCGGGTCGAGACCACGGCCTCGGAGCTGCGCCGGGTGGTGACCGACGCGGACGTCCGGCTGGTGCGGCGCGCCGCGGAGGGAGCGGAGTGCGAGGTCACCGTGCTCGGCGTCGGCCCCGACGGCGAACTCTCGGCGGCCGCCGGCCCCGCCCCGGACGCCGCGGGCGAGATCGTCCAGGTGGCCGTCGACCGGGAGTTCCTGCTGGACGCCCTGCGGGCCGGCGCCTGCGAGCAGCTGGTGCTCGAACTCGGCGGTCCGATCACCCCGTTGGCGATCCGGGCAGCGGGCCGGGAGGGCACCTTCTCGCTCCTGATGCCGGTCCGGATCCCCGAACTCGCCTGA
- a CDS encoding RNA polymerase sigma-70 factor, whose protein sequence is MSEEAPQPDPAGPDRLAAFEEHRRMLFGIAYRMLGSVADAEDLVQDSWLRWSQVTTRVDNPGAFLARTVTNLALNRLGSAAVQREAYVGPWLPEPLVTAPDTAEEVEMAESVSYAVLVVLESLSPLERAVFVLKEVFGFSYPEIGEALERSEASVRQVGHRAKSHVQARRPRFDAPAEVRRRVTNEFLAACLGGDLNRMLELLAPSVTAWSDGGGRVKAAIRPIDGADKVARFLLGVLANDPLEDLRVYEVDVNGRPGLLIDAAGRVDSVVVLEIEDGRIGELRILRNPDKLTHLRPGGPSGPA, encoded by the coding sequence GTGAGCGAAGAAGCCCCGCAGCCCGACCCGGCCGGCCCGGACCGCCTCGCCGCCTTCGAGGAACACCGGCGGATGCTCTTCGGCATCGCCTACCGGATGCTCGGCAGCGTCGCCGACGCCGAGGACCTGGTGCAGGACAGCTGGCTGCGCTGGAGCCAGGTCACCACCCGGGTCGACAACCCCGGCGCCTTCCTGGCCAGGACCGTCACCAACCTCGCGCTGAACCGGCTGGGTTCGGCCGCCGTCCAGCGCGAGGCGTACGTCGGTCCGTGGCTGCCCGAGCCGCTGGTCACCGCGCCCGACACCGCCGAGGAGGTCGAGATGGCCGAGTCCGTCTCGTACGCCGTGCTGGTGGTGCTGGAGAGCCTGTCGCCGCTGGAGCGGGCGGTGTTCGTGCTCAAGGAGGTCTTCGGGTTCTCCTACCCGGAGATCGGCGAGGCGCTGGAGCGCAGCGAGGCCTCGGTGCGGCAGGTCGGGCACCGGGCGAAGTCGCACGTCCAGGCCAGGCGTCCGCGCTTCGACGCACCGGCCGAGGTCCGGCGCCGGGTGACGAACGAATTCCTGGCGGCCTGCCTCGGCGGGGACCTCAACCGGATGCTGGAGCTGCTCGCACCCTCGGTCACCGCCTGGAGCGACGGCGGCGGGCGGGTCAAGGCGGCGATCCGGCCGATCGACGGCGCGGACAAGGTCGCGCGCTTCCTGCTCGGTGTGCTGGCCAACGACCCGCTGGAGGACCTGCGGGTGTACGAGGTGGACGTCAACGGGCGCCCGGGTCTGCTGATCGACGCGGCCGGGCGGGTCGACTCGGTGGTCGTCCTGGAGATCGAGGACGGCCGGATCGGCGAACTCCGGATCCTGCGCAACCCCGACAAGCTCACCCACCTGCGGCCCGGCGGCCCGTCCGGCCCGGCCTGA
- a CDS encoding carboxymuconolactone decarboxylase family protein — protein MSRISLDPPRTLLMRIGEWYSRRTYGKVLEPGQALGHNTKVLSSYFRLEQRAAKWNALDPALKHLAVMATAARINCSWCMDFGHWEGGRLGLAPEKTEAVPRWRDTEEVFTPLELLVMEYAEAMTETEPAVTDELVAELIARLGEPAFVELAAMVALENWRSRVNIAFGLTSQGFSEACALPSGG, from the coding sequence ATGTCCCGGATCTCGCTCGACCCGCCCCGCACCCTGCTGATGCGCATCGGCGAGTGGTACTCCCGCCGTACCTACGGCAAGGTCCTCGAACCGGGCCAGGCACTCGGGCACAACACCAAGGTGCTGTCCTCGTACTTCCGGCTGGAGCAGCGCGCCGCCAAGTGGAACGCGCTCGACCCGGCCCTCAAGCACCTCGCGGTGATGGCCACCGCCGCCAGGATCAACTGCTCCTGGTGCATGGACTTCGGCCACTGGGAGGGCGGCCGGCTCGGACTCGCACCGGAGAAGACCGAAGCCGTGCCGCGGTGGCGTGACACCGAGGAGGTCTTCACCCCGCTGGAGCTGCTCGTCATGGAGTACGCGGAGGCCATGACCGAGACCGAACCCGCCGTCACCGACGAACTCGTCGCCGAACTGATCGCCCGGCTGGGTGAGCCCGCCTTCGTCGAGCTGGCCGCGATGGTCGCGCTGGAGAACTGGCGCTCCCGGGTGAACATCGCGTTCGGCCTGACCAGCCAGGGTTTCTCGGAGGCCTGTGCGCTACCGTCGGGCGGGTGA